The Candidatus Hydrogenedentota bacterium DNA window GACAGCGCCTTCCGGTAACACGCGACAGCCTCGTCCCGGCGGCCCTGTGCGCGATAGAGATTGCCCAGATTGTTCAAGGCAAGCGGAAACTCCGGGGTCAGGCGCAGCGCTTCTTCATAGTGCGCGAGCGCCTGCTCGCGATTCCCGGACTGCGCATACTCGTACCCGAGGCTGTTGTGAATGTTCGCGTCTTCCGGTTTGATCTCGAGGGCTTTCTGATAGGCCGCAATCGCCTCGTCGTGACGGCCCAGCGCGCCCAGCGCCGTGCCCAGGTTGTTCAACGCGAGGACGAACGTGGGCATCATGTCCAGGGCCTTGTTGTAGTACCCGATGGCCTTTTCCCACTCGCGGTGCTTCGCCGCCTCGTATCCAAGATTGTTGTAGATGACGGGGTTGTTTGCGTCGACACGCAACGCGGCTTCATACATCCGCACAGCGTCTTCACTGCGCCCGAGTTCCGAATACAACAACCCGAGATCGTTTGGCACGAAAGAATTCCGAGGGTTGTTCACCATCGCCTTCTCATACAACGCGATGGCTTCGTCATAATTCTTCTCCCGTTCGGCGATCTTGGCGAGGTTGTAATGGGCATATTCGTCGGCCGCCCGCGCTTCGAGCGCCTGACGGTAACACGTCTTGGCGCCTTCCAGGTCGCCTTGCCGGAACAGGACATTCCCCCAATTATTGAACGCGAGCGAGAAGTCCGGCGCGATCGCGACGGCCTGTTTGAAGTGATCGATGGCTTCCTCGGGCTTGCCCTCGCTGTCAAGCAGCAATCCAAGGTCGTTGTGGGCGCGGGCGTCGCCTGGATTCAGGCGCAGCGCCTGGTCAAAACGCGCCTTCGCCTCCTCGTTCTTGCCCTGCGCAGCCAACTCGCGTCCCATCAGGTAGTACACGTCCTGATTATCGGGATACATGTTCAAGACTTCCTGATAACGCGCCAGCGCCTCGTCGTACTTGCCCTGCGCCGCGAGCAGCTTGCCCAGCTTGCTCAATACATACGTGAATTCCGGCGCCACGCGCAGCGCTTCCTCGTAATGGGCAATCGCCTGCTCCGTCTCCCCTCGCTGAGCCAGCAGTTCCCCAAGTTCGTTGTGCGCGCGGGCATCATCGGGGTTCAGCCGGATCGCCTCTTCAAAGTGCGCAATGGCATCGTCTGCCCGTCCCTTCTCCGCCAATTCCCGGCCGAGCAGGAACTGCACATCCTGGTTCTTCGGGTCAATCGCGAGCGCCTCCTGATAGTACTGGATGGCCTCGTCGTAACGGCCTTGCGCGGCCAGCAGGCGGCCCAACCGGTCCAGAACGTGTCCGAACGTGGGCGCCGCCCGGCGCGCTTCGAGATAATGCCGCATGGCGTTTTCGAAGTCGCCGCGTTCGGCGCAGATGTTTCCCATTTCGTAATGGGCCCGCGCATCATCGGGATTGAGCCGCACCGCCTCTTCAAACCGCCGCATGGCTTCGTCCGTCTTGCCCTGTGCGGCCAGTTCACGGCCAATCAGGTAGTAGATGTCCTGCAGGGTCGGGCTATCCGCGACACCCGCCATCTCAGCGAGGGCTTTTTCGTAACGGGCCAGCGCCTCATCATAGCGCCCCTGCGCGGCAAGAATGCGCCCGATCTTGTCGAGCATGTACGTGAACTGGGGCGCAAGCCGCAACGCCTCCTCATAGTGCGCCATCGCCTCTTCGGGCTTGCCCTGCTTCTCCAGCAATTCGCCCAGTTCGTGATGGACGCGCGCGTCGCTCGCATTCAGCGCCAGCGCCTGCTCGAAGCGGGCCATCGCTGACTCGGTATCGCCTCGCGCCGCGAGCGCACGGCCCAGCAGGTAGTACATGTCCTGAAAATCGGGATTTAATCTGATTGCCTGCTCAAGCTGCGCGACAGCCGCGTCGTACAGGCCCGCTTCCGTGAAACCGCGGCCCAGCCGCTGATACATATAAGGAAGGGCCGTGCCCAGTTCGAGCATCTTGCGCCCTTCTTCCGACGCTTTCTCCAACTCGCCCGTGCGCAAATAGGAATCGGCGCGCTGATACCGCCACCGGGCAAGGTCGGGCTCGAACGGCGTCCACGACACAGAACAGAGCCCCACGAACAGCGCCAGCAGAACCGAGTGCACCATGGCGCGGACAGGCTGCCGTTCACGCCACATCCGGGTGATGCGCCAGAGCCCGTATGCGCCCGCGAGCAGATAGAACGGGATCAGAGGCACGCGCGCGCGCCCATTGACAAAGAAAGGAAGAAAACTGACGAAATACACCGCAATGAAGGCGAACAAGAGCGCCGTCGCCTCGCCGGCACGAACGCTTTCAGGCGATTGCGGCTCGGGCAAGCGACGGCGGAGCGCGTCCGCGAGGAGCACAATCGCGCCCAAGAGGAAGAGGCCGCCTGCTATCGGAAAACCGGGCAGCATCTTCAGCGGCCAGTAATGCTGCCGTTCATACGCGACCACCTTGTTACAGGTGATCTCGATGGGAGACCACATGAGCAGGAATTTGCGGGCCAACAGTTCCAGGGTGCGCCCGGGATTCGACTTGATATAGTCGACCGCCTTCTTTGTGAAGTATTCCGATGCCTGCGTATGAGAAATGTTCTCGATACCCAGCTCGCGGCCCACGCCCCGGACCACGTTCACATAGTCCCGCGCCGCGAAATTACCGGTGCCCTCAAGTTCCTGCAGGTAGGGCGTCCACGGCGTAACACCGTCGCTGTACTCGCAGTTTCCGATATACAGGTTCTCGCCGAAATAGGTCGAGATCGGCACGAGTTCTCCGGAAGCGATGTAGTTCCGGACCGTTACCGGCAGTATCGTGAGGAACGTAGCCAGCGCGAGGCCCACCCACGATGCGGGTATCTTCTCGAGCCGCCGCCGCCGGAAAGCGATCCAGAGCATCCAGCAGGCGGCAATGGGGCCAAATGCCAGGATGTTCGGACGCATCAGCGCATACAGGCCAAAGAGGACCCCGGCGAGCGCAGCGCGCACGAAGGCAGGCTTGCGCGCCCACAGCAGCAAGACGTGCATCAGGCAGGGCAGCAGAAAAACGAAAACGACCGGGTCGTTCAGTTCCCCTTCCCAGTAAATGAGGACCCAGTAGACCGCCATCAGCAGCGCGGTGATCAACCCGACGGCGGCGCCGTACACCGTCCGCCCCAGCAGGAACATGAGTACGATCGCGCCCAGCCCGAACAGCACGTTTACGATACGCGGAGCCACATAGCTGCCGTCCGTAAAGAAATAGATGACCGCAAGAAAGTAGCCATGCCCCGGCGGACGGAAAAACGGCGTCGTGAGCATCTCCGGGTCGGTTGCGCCCGACGGCACTTCCCAGCGGCCTGTCACCAAGCCGCGCGCGAAGTAGTCCTGGACCTCGGGGTCCTCCTGCGGCGCGCGAAAATCCGGAGCATTGACAATCTGGCTCAGGAACCAGATGCGCAACGCCGCCGCCAAGACCAGGATGAGGGCCAGTGCGCCCCATTCACTCCGGTACCAGGCACGCCTTCGCACCGGCGCCTCCCCGGCTGCGCCTGGATGCTCTTCCGCACTCTGATGCTCAGATTCCATAGGGAACGTGAATCAAGATACCATAGAAAGAAGGAGAGAGTCCGCTTCTTTGCGCGGCCCCTCTCCGAACAAGGACAAGGTCCTGGGTTCCAGGACGGCCCAATGCGCCCGGGAGTACCTGCTGCCGGTCACTGTCATCCTGCAACTACAGCATGTACACGAAAGGCGAAACCACGGTGCTTTGCCCGGCCAGGAAAAACAACGCGCCCAGCAACAACAGAATGACTATAATGGGCGCGAGCCAGAATTTCTTGCGAACCCGCATGAACGCCCACAATTCGCGTAACGCTTCCATGTACGGCTCCTTAGACCATGCGTTCGTTTTCTCTAATAACATTATAGGTTTTGGGGCCAATCCCGGTCAACTTCCCGCATTCGATGGCACACCGGCCTCCAGGTCTTCCAGGCGCTCGCGGGCCGCCTCAAATGCCGGGTCCGCATGGACCGCGTTGCGGTAACAGGCCGCCGCCGCTTCCGGACGCTGCGCCGCGATGAACAACTCGCCCAGGTTGAACCATGCCCGCGCATGGCCCGGCACGACGCGCACCGCTTCCCGGAAATGCTCCGCGGCGCGTTGGAGTTCGCCTTGGCGGTAGTAAACAAGCCCCAGATTGCTCAACAGGTTCGCGTCGTCGGGGTGCGCTGCCAGCGCCCGCGCGAGCACGGTTTCCGCGTCGCTGAACCGGTCCTGTTCCAGTAGCAGGATGCCCAGATTGTTCGAAGCCAGCGCGGAAAACGGGTTCGACGCCAAGGCCGCGCGATACTCCTGTTCCGCTTCGAGCAACGCGCCGCGCCGCGCCAACTCAAAACCGAGATTGTTGCGGGCAAGGCTGTTGCGCTGGTCGGACCGGACCGCGCGTCGATAATGGCGCAACGCCGTGTCAAAGTCCGCCCGCCGGGCCGCCGCGTAGCCCAGGCGCAAATGCGCCTCCAGGCAGTCCGAATCCGCCTTGAGCGCGCACGCGAACTCCTGTTCCGCCTTGGCAGTCCTGCCTTTCGAGTCAAAGGCAATTCCCCGCTCCACATGCCAGCGCGCCAAATCCGGCTGATAGGCAACGATAGCCGTCTGACACAGTAGGAAAAGCAGGGCCGTAGCCGCCGCCGCGGCCCCGAGCGAGGTCCAGCAACCCCGCAACGCCAAGCGAACGAGAACGCTCACGCCACAACCGCCAAGCAACGCGAGCACAGGCAACACTGGCACACGATACCGTGCCGTGACGAAGAACGGCAGCACCGACAGGAAATAGGCGAACGCAAGCAGCATCGATGCACGTAAGAGCTGCGGCGCCGCCCGGTTTCCTCCCCCGGGTACGCCAAAGCAAAACAAGACAAACAGACCGCCCACGGCCAGCCCCAGGAGCACGGCGAAACCCGGCAGCGTTCGCAACACGCGCGACCGCAACCGTTCAAGAGCCACTTCCTTGCTGTCGGAAACCTCCGCGGGCCCCAAGAAGAATGCCGCCTTACGGGCAGTCAACGCCAAGGCTTCGAGGGGTTCCGACCATATAAACTGGAGGGCGCGGTCATAGAAATACCGGGATGCCGCGGCGAAATCGAAGGAGGCGTCGCCGCGCTTCAACGCCATGCCTCGAACCAACTGGGGATAGCTGAAACAGTTCCAGGTGTCCAGGCCGCTCAACGCGCGCAGTTCTGGTATCTTGGGCGAGACGCCGTCTGATTCCGGGTTGTTTCCAATATAGGCATTGACGCCCCCGTAGTA harbors:
- a CDS encoding tetratricopeptide repeat protein, yielding MRRRAWYRSEWGALALILVLAAALRIWFLSQIVNAPDFRAPQEDPEVQDYFARGLVTGRWEVPSGATDPEMLTTPFFRPPGHGYFLAVIYFFTDGSYVAPRIVNVLFGLGAIVLMFLLGRTVYGAAVGLITALLMAVYWVLIYWEGELNDPVVFVFLLPCLMHVLLLWARKPAFVRAALAGVLFGLYALMRPNILAFGPIAACWMLWIAFRRRRLEKIPASWVGLALATFLTILPVTVRNYIASGELVPISTYFGENLYIGNCEYSDGVTPWTPYLQELEGTGNFAARDYVNVVRGVGRELGIENISHTQASEYFTKKAVDYIKSNPGRTLELLARKFLLMWSPIEITCNKVVAYERQHYWPLKMLPGFPIAGGLFLLGAIVLLADALRRRLPEPQSPESVRAGEATALLFAFIAVYFVSFLPFFVNGRARVPLIPFYLLAGAYGLWRITRMWRERQPVRAMVHSVLLALFVGLCSVSWTPFEPDLARWRYQRADSYLRTGELEKASEEGRKMLELGTALPYMYQRLGRGFTEAGLYDAAVAQLEQAIRLNPDFQDMYYLLGRALAARGDTESAMARFEQALALNASDARVHHELGELLEKQGKPEEAMAHYEEALRLAPQFTYMLDKIGRILAAQGRYDEALARYEKALAEMAGVADSPTLQDIYYLIGRELAAQGKTDEAMRRFEEAVRLNPDDARAHYEMGNICAERGDFENAMRHYLEARRAAPTFGHVLDRLGRLLAAQGRYDEAIQYYQEALAIDPKNQDVQFLLGRELAEKGRADDAIAHFEEAIRLNPDDARAHNELGELLAQRGETEQAIAHYEEALRVAPEFTYVLSKLGKLLAAQGKYDEALARYQEVLNMYPDNQDVYYLMGRELAAQGKNEEAKARFDQALRLNPGDARAHNDLGLLLDSEGKPEEAIDHFKQAVAIAPDFSLAFNNWGNVLFRQGDLEGAKTCYRQALEARAADEYAHYNLAKIAEREKNYDEAIALYEKAMVNNPRNSFVPNDLGLLYSELGRSEDAVRMYEAALRVDANNPVIYNNLGYEAAKHREWEKAIGYYNKALDMMPTFVLALNNLGTALGALGRHDEAIAAYQKALEIKPEDANIHNSLGYEYAQSGNREQALAHYEEALRLTPEFPLALNNLGNLYRAQGRRDEAVACYRKALSIHPQDEFAHFNIAGVLMDQDRCEEAVAEYEKAAANAPDNPDVFNNLGNALLRLKRADEAVEAYERAIAIDPNYVRAYYNLGAMLAKAGENIQASAMFRKALALEPGFAEARRALDALPK
- a CDS encoding tetratricopeptide repeat protein, yielding SGDFVFISYYGGVNAYIGNNPESDGVSPKIPELRALSGLDTWNCFSYPQLVRGMALKRGDASFDFAAASRYFYDRALQFIWSEPLEALALTARKAAFFLGPAEVSDSKEVALERLRSRVLRTLPGFAVLLGLAVGGLFVLFCFGVPGGGNRAAPQLLRASMLLAFAYFLSVLPFFVTARYRVPVLPVLALLGGCGVSVLVRLALRGCWTSLGAAAAATALLFLLCQTAIVAYQPDLARWHVERGIAFDSKGRTAKAEQEFACALKADSDCLEAHLRLGYAAARRADFDTALRHYRRAVRSDQRNSLARNNLGFELARRGALLEAEQEYRAALASNPFSALASNNLGILLLEQDRFSDAETVLARALAAHPDDANLLSNLGLVYYRQGELQRAAEHFREAVRVVPGHARAWFNLGELFIAAQRPEAAAACYRNAVHADPAFEAARERLEDLEAGVPSNAGS